Proteins encoded within one genomic window of Mesobacillus subterraneus:
- the phoU gene encoding phosphate signaling complex protein PhoU produces the protein MVVRGKFDEDLKTLHEKLLELGNFAVNALNQSLEALEKKDIELALKILEDDANANLLEEEINDFAILLIAKQQPVAVDLRRLIVAIKIATDIERMADFAVNIAKSTIRIGKEPLVKPIKHIKQMHEISLEMLKLSLEAYNEEDLGKARQVAQMDDQVDELYGQTIKELLSLAQTKPEQLAQITQLSFISRYLERSADHVTNIAENVFYLVKGKRYDLNQ, from the coding sequence ATGGTAGTTAGAGGGAAGTTTGATGAAGACTTAAAGACATTGCATGAAAAGTTGCTGGAACTAGGGAACTTTGCAGTCAATGCGCTTAATCAATCTCTAGAAGCCCTTGAAAAAAAAGATATTGAGCTTGCTTTGAAAATTCTTGAAGATGACGCGAACGCTAACCTTCTCGAAGAAGAAATCAATGATTTTGCTATCCTTTTGATTGCGAAGCAACAGCCTGTAGCTGTGGATTTAAGAAGGCTGATCGTTGCGATCAAGATCGCAACTGATATCGAGCGAATGGCGGATTTTGCTGTAAACATCGCGAAATCGACGATCAGGATAGGGAAAGAGCCTCTTGTAAAGCCAATTAAGCATATCAAGCAGATGCACGAAATTTCACTTGAAATGCTTAAGTTATCATTAGAAGCTTATAACGAAGAGGACCTGGGTAAAGCAAGACAGGTTGCGCAAATGGACGATCAGGTTGACGAACTGTATGGGCAGACAATCAAGGAGCTTTTGAGCCTTGCTCAAACGAAGCCCGAGCAGCTGGCGCAAATCACCCAGCTCTCATTTATCAGCCGTTACCTCGAACGCTCAGCAGACCATGTAACAAATATAGCCGAAAACGTCTTTTACCTGGTAAAAGGGAAAAGATACGATCTAAATCAATAA
- a CDS encoding PstS family phosphate ABC transporter substrate-binding protein, whose translation MKSLKKMSLFLILAAVMVFTAACGGGDNDGGNGEELEGSVVIDGSGTVYPFMARMAENYMGEQENVSVEVSRSGTSAGFKKFLVEDGTDFNDASRQIKEEEKAEAEKLGIEVQEMKVALDGITIVINKDNDWAAELTEQEVKDIFLASAGKKKWSDVRADFPDEEIKTYGPNENHGTYEFMFEKILEEQDLPEDINLQQDYSTLVDLVSKDKNAIGFFGYGYYESNQDKLSAVKVDFGNGPVEPSLETIKEDGDYAPFTRPVFTYLNVNLAKEKPQVLDYAIYTMNNAQSVAKETGFAPLSDEDVQASLDTLNGLKK comes from the coding sequence ATGAAGAGTCTTAAAAAGATGAGCCTGTTTTTAATCCTTGCAGCTGTAATGGTATTTACTGCAGCTTGCGGTGGCGGAGATAATGATGGTGGAAATGGTGAAGAACTTGAAGGCAGTGTGGTCATCGATGGTTCTGGTACAGTGTACCCTTTCATGGCACGTATGGCTGAAAATTATATGGGAGAACAAGAAAATGTCTCAGTTGAAGTAAGCCGCTCAGGAACGTCAGCGGGCTTTAAGAAATTCCTTGTTGAAGATGGAACAGATTTCAACGATGCTTCACGTCAGATTAAGGAAGAAGAAAAAGCAGAAGCAGAAAAACTTGGTATTGAAGTACAAGAAATGAAAGTTGCGCTTGATGGTATTACAATCGTCATCAACAAAGATAATGACTGGGCTGCTGAACTTACTGAACAAGAAGTGAAAGATATTTTCCTCGCTAGCGCTGGAAAGAAAAAATGGTCTGATGTGCGTGCTGATTTCCCGGATGAAGAAATCAAGACATACGGACCAAATGAAAATCACGGAACATATGAATTCATGTTTGAAAAAATCCTTGAGGAACAAGATCTCCCTGAAGATATTAATCTTCAGCAAGACTACTCTACTCTTGTTGACCTTGTATCCAAAGACAAGAATGCAATTGGTTTCTTCGGTTATGGGTACTATGAAAGCAATCAAGATAAGCTTTCTGCAGTGAAAGTTGACTTCGGCAATGGTCCTGTAGAGCCTTCATTGGAAACAATCAAAGAAGATGGTGACTATGCACCATTCACTCGTCCAGTGTTCACATATTTAAACGTGAATCTTGCAAAAGAAAAGCCTCAAGTACTGGACTATGCTATCTACACAATGAACAATGCTCAGTCCGTTGCAAAGGAAACAGGGTTCGCTCCGTTATCTGATGAAGACGTACAAGCATCACTTGACACTCTAAATGGCTTGAAGAAGTAA
- the pstB gene encoding phosphate ABC transporter ATP-binding protein PstB: protein MSVVTDQSNTSVKYTQNSAKEDTKKVVYETKDLNLWYGEGHALKNINLAINENEVTAIIGPSGCGKSTYIKTLNRMVELVPTVKISGEILYRGRNILEKSYQVEDLRTSVGMVFQKPNPFPKTIYENIAYGPKIHGIRDKKILDEIVEKSLRGAAIWDDVKDRLNQNAYGLSGGQQQRICIARALAIEPDVILMDEPTSALDPISTLKVEELVQELKKDYSIIIVTHNMQQAARISDKTAFFLNGEVIEFAETDKIFSNPSDKRTEDYITGRFG, encoded by the coding sequence ATGTCAGTAGTAACAGATCAGTCGAATACTTCTGTAAAATATACACAGAATTCAGCAAAAGAGGATACAAAAAAGGTTGTATATGAAACAAAGGATCTGAATCTCTGGTATGGTGAAGGCCATGCTTTAAAGAATATTAACCTTGCGATTAACGAGAATGAGGTTACAGCTATCATTGGCCCATCTGGTTGTGGTAAGTCTACTTATATCAAAACGTTGAACCGTATGGTAGAACTTGTCCCGACTGTGAAGATTTCTGGGGAGATTTTATACAGAGGAAGAAACATTCTTGAAAAATCGTACCAGGTAGAAGATTTAAGGACAAGTGTCGGGATGGTGTTCCAAAAGCCTAACCCATTCCCTAAAACTATATATGAAAATATCGCTTACGGCCCTAAGATTCATGGAATCCGTGATAAAAAGATCCTTGATGAAATTGTCGAAAAGAGCTTGAGAGGTGCTGCCATCTGGGATGATGTAAAAGATCGATTGAACCAGAATGCATACGGCTTGTCTGGGGGACAGCAGCAGCGTATTTGTATCGCCCGTGCCCTTGCCATTGAACCGGATGTCATCTTGATGGATGAACCGACATCAGCGCTTGATCCGATATCAACATTGAAGGTAGAGGAATTGGTCCAGGAATTAAAAAAAGATTACAGTATCATCATTGTTACTCATAATATGCAGCAGGCTGCACGTATTTCTGACAAGACTGCATTCTTCCTGAATGGAGAAGTCATTGAGTTTGCTGAAACTGATAAGATTTTCTCAAATCCATCTGACAAGAGAACAGAGGATTATATTACTGGACGTTTCGGTTGA
- the pstA gene encoding phosphate ABC transporter permease PstA — protein MKYVDSTQVQKKMGSRLLANNLAKALFFLSTLFGLLVLVVLMYRVIKDGLPWINIDFLMNRLSTDPERAGIWGAITGTFWLMVVVAPVTMLLGIGTAIYLEEYATKGRVSSFIKTNISNLAGVPSVVFGILGLTVFARTLDLGSVVLAGGLTMALLVLPVVVVASQEAIRAVPQFLREASYGMGATKWQTIKNVVLPAALPGILTGVILALSRAIGETAPLVVIGIPALLIPIPDGIFDKFTILPVQIYYWTIDSALVAEYANLAAATIVILLLVLFVMNSIAILIRNKFQKRY, from the coding sequence ATGAAATATGTAGATTCCACTCAAGTCCAAAAAAAGATGGGTTCTCGTTTATTGGCCAACAACCTTGCCAAAGCACTTTTCTTCCTGTCAACACTCTTTGGGCTGCTAGTCTTAGTTGTTCTGATGTATCGTGTTATAAAAGACGGATTACCATGGATCAACATCGATTTCCTGATGAACAGACTATCAACTGATCCCGAAAGAGCGGGAATATGGGGCGCAATCACAGGAACTTTTTGGCTGATGGTGGTAGTTGCACCAGTAACGATGCTCCTCGGAATCGGTACTGCCATTTACCTTGAAGAATATGCAACTAAAGGACGCGTTTCTTCTTTTATTAAAACCAACATTTCAAATCTCGCAGGGGTTCCATCTGTTGTATTTGGAATTCTTGGTTTGACGGTATTTGCTAGGACACTTGATTTAGGTTCAGTTGTTCTGGCTGGCGGTTTGACGATGGCATTGCTCGTACTCCCTGTCGTTGTTGTGGCAAGTCAGGAAGCGATTCGTGCGGTACCTCAATTTTTGCGTGAAGCTTCCTATGGGATGGGCGCTACTAAATGGCAGACTATCAAGAATGTTGTTTTGCCTGCCGCATTGCCAGGGATCCTGACTGGTGTCATCCTTGCTCTATCACGTGCGATTGGGGAAACAGCACCCCTTGTTGTAATCGGTATTCCGGCATTGTTAATACCTATTCCAGACGGAATCTTTGATAAGTTCACGATTTTGCCAGTGCAAATTTATTACTGGACAATTGACTCTGCTCTTGTAGCTGAATATGCAAATCTGGCAGCTGCAACAATCGTCATTTTGCTACTCGTTTTATTTGTGATGAACTCAATTGCCATCTTAATTCGTAATAAATTCCAAAAAAGATATTAG
- a CDS encoding DUF4912 domain-containing protein yields MAKKTHSMTKHQDQLVARILSPGKLFVYWQLHDEKVQFICKYFYIPEDQPTRILRLYDHDSMKVIHEVILRHGVSSWLFKGVKPTGNYYVELGIKRSREIFFPLLKSSPAIQQNESQIMVDKPLSPGWAKFSEGKHLHIL; encoded by the coding sequence GTGGCGAAGAAGACGCATTCTATGACCAAGCATCAGGATCAATTAGTTGCGAGAATCCTTTCACCTGGCAAACTATTTGTTTACTGGCAGCTTCATGATGAAAAAGTGCAGTTCATTTGCAAGTATTTTTACATACCGGAAGATCAGCCCACTAGAATCCTGCGCTTATACGATCATGACTCCATGAAAGTCATTCATGAAGTCATTCTTCGTCATGGTGTGTCAAGCTGGCTGTTCAAAGGAGTTAAACCTACCGGGAATTACTATGTTGAACTGGGAATTAAACGAAGCAGAGAGATATTCTTTCCATTGCTAAAATCAAGTCCGGCTATCCAGCAAAATGAAAGTCAAATAATGGTGGACAAACCACTGTCACCTGGGTGGGCCAAATTTTCCGAAGGTAAGCACCTACACATATTATGA